A window of the Juglans microcarpa x Juglans regia isolate MS1-56 chromosome 5D, Jm3101_v1.0, whole genome shotgun sequence genome harbors these coding sequences:
- the LOC121266052 gene encoding seipin-2-like — protein MESLNPNDADDVFLDAPDDFPFYDCPSSLTAQPEPSTSSSTLSSPSPAALSTSTLRRRSLSRVVGSNHSILDSDFTLGSEIHSAIDTKPRFRIHRNLKESQNPEPDPSQFSSVSQAQGSSNSTVTTETDKRAEVSAVEANDPSSHFLIYVAGLLIKAISFQINLFVTFTTLPLFLLYHSYMLVTNPFQTVRRGRDYLIQELSKLGQTVGESVSPLLNDWSREHKWVWKVALRWGWGFLWSVYVCIVLCSLLVSSLVVSGVVMRFLVQEPIQMKEMLNFDYTKPSPVAYVPIVSCDGVGCGQDCKEQIGGFRFIPPNHRLQVTVSLTLPESEYNRNLGVFQIRVGFLSASGKTLASLSHPCMLLFKSEPIRLLLTFLKIAPLVTGYVSESQTLNLKFRGFTEGEMPTACLKIMIEQRAEYHAGAGIPEIYDASLILESELPLFRRIIWYWKKTLFIWMAMMSFMMQLLCTLVCCRPIIIPKARPRDSSEGSSAALNGPSAQG, from the exons ATGGAATCACTCAATCCAAACGACGCCGACGACGTTTTCCTCGACGCCCCCGACGACTTCCCCTTCTACGACTGCCCCTCCTCCCTCACCGCCCAACCCGAGCCCTCCACTTCATCCTccactctctcttctccctctccgGCCGCTCTCTCCACCTCTACCCTTCGCCGCCGTTCGCTCTCTCGCGTCGTGGGTTCCAACCACTCAATCTTGGATTCCGATTTCACCCTCGGCTCTGAGATCCACTCCGCCATCGATACGAAGCCGAGGTTTCGGATTCATCGGAACCTGAAGGAAAGCCAAAATCCCGAGCCTGATCCCAGTCAATTTAGCTCTGTGTCTCAAGCCCAGGGATCATCAAATTCGACCGTAACCACTGAAACCGATAAACGGGCTGAAGTCTCGGCCGTGGAAGCCAACGATCCCTCATCCCACTTTCTCATATACGTTGCCGGACTACTAATCAAAGCAATTAGCTTCCAAATCAATCTCTTCGTTACCTTCACAACACTTCCTCTATTTCTTCTCTACCACTCTTACATGCTCGTCACCAACCCCTTTCAAACAGTGCGTCGCGGTAGAGACTATTTGATCCAGGAGCTCTCAAAATTAGGGCAAACCGTAGGCGAAAGCGTGAGTCCTTTGCTAAACGACTGGTCGAGGGAGCACAAGTGGGTTTGGAAGGTGGCATTGCGGTGGGGGTGGGGGTTTCTGTGGTCGGTTTACGTTTGCATCGTTTTGTGCAGCCTATTGGTCTCCTCGCTCGTGGTTAGCGGAGTTGTGATGAGGTTCTTGGTGCAGGAGCCGATTCAGATGAAGGAGATGTTGAATTTCGATTACACTAAACCCAGCCCGGTCGCCTATGTGCCCATCGTTTCGTGTGATGGCGTTGGTTGTGGCCAGGATTGTAAGGAACAGATTGGAGGGTTCAGGTTTATACCTCCTAATCACAGGTTGCAGGTTACGGTTTCGTTAACGTTGCCGGAGTCCGAGTACAACCGAAATCTCGGGGTCTTTCAG ATCAGGGTTGGTTTCCTCTCTGCTAGTGGTAAAACCCTTGCCAGTTTAAGCCATCCATGCATGTTACTATTTAAAAGCGAGCCTATCCGTCTTCTACTGACTTTTCTTAAGATTGCGCCTCTCGTCACTGGTTATGTATCAGAATCACAAACCCTAAATCTGAAGTTTAGAGGTTTTACTGAAGGAGAGATGCCTACTGCCTGCTTAAAGATTATGATTGAACAACGAGCAGAGTACCATGCTGGTGCTGGCATCCCCGAAATATACGATGCATCTCTAATCCTTGAGTCGGAACTTCCCCTGTTCAGAAGAATTATATGGTATTGGAAGAAGACTTTATTCATATGGATGGCCATGATGTCATTTATGATGCAGTTACTGTGTACTCTAGTTTGTTGTAGACCGATTATTATTCCAAAAGCAAGGCCAAGGGATAGCTCTGAAGGAAGTAGTGCTGCTCTAAACGGTCCCTCTGCACAGGGTTGA
- the LOC121265353 gene encoding aquaporin NIP1-1-like yields MAQDSASNGNHAVDVLNVQEGADNHSSSASKSNNEVCFCIPFLQKLIAEVMGTYFLIFAGCAAVVVNLNYEKVVTLPGISIVWGLAVMVLVYSVGHISGAHFNPAVTIAFATCKRFPWKQVPLYVIAQVLGSTLAIGSLRLIFSGEENRFPGTIPAGSNMQSLVLEFIITFYLMFIISGVATDNRAIGELAGLAVGSTVLLNVLFAGPISGASMNPARSLGPAIVHRQFKGIWVYVVGPILGAISGAWVYNLIRFTDKPPREITKSGSFLRGSRLNS; encoded by the exons ATGGCTCAAGACTCGGCAAGTAATGGAAACCATGCTGTGGATGTTTTGAATGTCCAAGAAGGTGCTGATAATCACAGCTCCTCTGCCTCCAAAAGCAACAATGAAGTATGCTTTTGCATACCTTTCCTGCAGAAG TTGATTGCCGAGGTGATGGGTACGTACTTCTTGATATTTGCGGGTTGTGCAGCGGTGGTGGTGAATTTGAATTATGAAAAGGTGGTGACTTTGCCCGGAATTTCAATTGTGTGGGGACTGGCTGTGATGGTTTTGGTTTACTCCGTCGGCCACATCTCCGGTGCCCACTTTAATCCTGCGGTCACCATTGCTTTTGCCACCTGCAAGAGATTTCCATGGAAACAG GTGCCACTTTATGTAATAGCGCAAGTGCTGGGATCAACACTGGCAATCGGAAGCCTTAGGCTAATATTCAGTGGGGAAGAGAACCGGTTTCCAGGAACAATACCGGCCGGGTCGAACATGCAATCTCTTGTGCTTGAGTTCATAATCACATTCTACCTCATGTTCATCATATCCGGTGTAGCCACCGACAACAGAGCT ATCGGAGAGCTTGCTGGCCTTGCTGTTGGCTCTACCGTCCTACTCAACGTGTTGTTTGCAGG GCCGATTTCGGGAGCATCGATGAACCCAGCAAGAAGCTTGGGGCCTGCAATAGTGCATAGGCAATTCAAGGGGATATGGGTATATGTGGTGGGACCGATTCTTGGGGCCATATCGGGTGCATGGGTCTACAATTTAATCCGGTTCACCGATAAGCCGCCACGTGAGATCACCAAGAGTGGCTCTTTCCTTCGAGGGTCAAGACTTAACAGCTGA
- the LOC121265354 gene encoding uncharacterized protein LOC121265354: MEEDFRKPPLTYSADEIEACQILLQLPVLVCESVSRLNCFGFNWGFKRRRSNPLPNSIKDKVRDPATQVSSSPGEFHENLKRKREYRDVKHESGRMKLDLGLKAMKQDNHISPLGIHNIPFDLLALEFDLNEANRILDKTMAAQAGRTRIKICRAKNSSADSRQCNPILTLDAR, translated from the exons ATGGAAGAGGACTTTCGAAAGCCTCCTCTCACTTACAGTGCCGACGAGATTGAAGCCTGTCAAATCCTGCTCCAACTTCCTGTTTTAGTCTGTGAATCAGTTTCTCGCCTCAATTGTTTCGGATTCAATTGGGGCTTTAAGAGGAGGAGATCAAACCCACTTCCAAACTCTATCAAAGACAAGGTTAGGGATCCTGCAACCCAGGTTTCTTCCTCTCCCGGTGAATTCCATGAGAACTTGAAAAGGAAGAGGGAGTATAG GGATGTGAAGCATGAATCTGGAAGGATGAAGCTGGACTTGGGATTGAAAGCAATGAAGCAAGATAATCACATCAGTCCACTCGGAATTCACAACATCCCTTTTGACTTATTGGCCCTAGAGTTCGATCTGAATGAGGCTAATCGGATTCTGGATAAGACCATGGCTGCTCAAGCAGGAAGGACAAGGATTAAGATATGCAGGGCCAAGAACTCTTCTGCTGACAGTAGACAATGCAACCCAATACTAACATTAGATGCTCGATGA
- the LOC121265352 gene encoding carboxy-terminal domain RNA polymerase II polypeptide A small phosphatase 1 — translation MVSKISKRTPTKSIKDCRSSSQKRRRHRRKSPAKNAAVAASSFVIASINKSLLTCHRRLIQLFSKLARISTPNRSHEGYKILTKIPQPENTVCRSLVFDNDNPAHLPLLLSPKRTVLLDLDETLIHSKTDPPPDRFDFMVRPRIDGEVVNFYVLKRPGVDELLAALGKRFEVVVFTAGLREYASLVLDRLDQDAVISHRLYRDSCKQVDGKFVKDLSGLGRDLSRVVIVDDNPNAYVFQPENAIPIRPFTDDLGDTELGKLTEFFEGSDVFEDMRDAVKHYVTANHTHCNI, via the coding sequence ATGGTGTCCAAGATCTCCAAGAGGACTCCAACAAAGTCCATCAAAGACTGCCGTAGCAGCAGCCAGAAGCGCCGCCGCCACCGTCGTAAATCCCCTGCTAAGAACGCCGCCGTTGCAGCCTCATCCTTCGTCATCGCATCTATCAATAAGTCTCTCTTAACCTGCCACCGCCGCCTCATCCAGCTCTTCTCCAAGTTGGCCCGCATCAGCACCCCGAACCGGTCCCATGAGGGCTACAAGATCCTCACGAAAATTCCCCAACCCGAAAACACTGTCTGCAGATCGCTCGTGTTCGACAACGACAACCCAGCGCACCTCCCTCTGTTGTTATCGCCGAAGAGGACGGTGCTTCTCGACCTGGACGAGACACTCATCCACTCCAAAACCGACCCACCACCGGACCGGTTCGACTTCATGGTGAGGCCCAGGATCGACGGCGAAGTCGTGAACTTTTACGTACTGAAGCGCCCGGGCGTCGACGAACTACTGGCGGCTCTGGGGAAGAGATTCGAGGTCGTTGTATTCACGGCCGGGTTGAGAGAGTACGCGTCGCTCGTGCTCGACCGGCTCGACCAAGACGCCGTGATCTCCCACCGGCTGTACCGGGATTCGTGCAAGCAGGTGGACGGGAAGTTCGTAAAGGACTTATCGGGGTTAGGGAGGGACCTGAGCCGGGTGGTGATCGTGGACGACAACCCGAATGCGTACGTGTTTCAGCCGGAGAATGCGATTCCGATTCGACCCTTCACGGACGATCTTGGGGACACGGAGTTGGGGAAGTTGACAGAGTTCTTTGAGGGCTCTGATGTCTTTGAGGATATGAGGGATGCTGTGAAGCATTACGTGACGGCTAATCATACACactgtaatatttaa